In the Drosophila teissieri strain GT53w chromosome 3R, Prin_Dtei_1.1, whole genome shotgun sequence genome, GGAGTGTGATTCAACAACGGGGCTTCTGCAAAAGCCAAATTACTCGTGCGCATAATAATGcctttaaatttgttgatgaCATTCATTCAGTGCAAACAATAGTTGTCCGCCTGGCGCAACTacaggaaaattatttgcggTTCGTAGCTCTCGGAAGAGCtgtatgcatttaaatcggAAGCCGATTGGGAGAACCCTGACGAGGATTTTGACGCATATGAGGACAAACATTATGCTACACACGCTATTCTCAGCAATACTTTGGAGGAGTTGAGACGGGATGTCACCTCAAACAGTGTTGATGCCACAGTTCAAGCCGCAGACACATCCCAGAGAAGTCATGTCGATTTTCAGTTCGAGCGAATTAAACTTCCGACTTTTTCTGGAAATTATGAGGactggaaacatttttcggaCATGTTTATTGGATCGATTGCTTCCAATTCGAGCCTGACGGATTGCcaacgatttcattatttaaaatcgtacCTTGCCGGAGACGCGCTTGCATTAGTTAAACATATTCCAGTTACTAATGACAACTATCGGGAAGCATGGGATCGGCTGGAACAGCGATCGTTCTTAAACAGTTTCATGAGCCTTCCGAGTgctataaaatcaaatatcgGCACAGTGCGGAAAATTGCCGATGGTGCAGACGAAGTTATTCGTGGTCTACGAGCTCTTAATTGCGAAGAGAGGGATCCCTggctaattttcattttactttcaaaattaGATAGCGATACCCGCCAAGCCTGGGCTCAGTGCGCAGAATCCGAGGAAAAAGGTGTGACCATCAACCGATTCCTGAAATTTCTCACATCACGCTGCGATACGTTGGAGGCTTTTAACTTAAATCGATCAACCCAAGCTCGACGCGCAGCTACAACGCACCACGCAGACACGCATCCAAGACGGGAAGGGCCGAAGTGCACATCGTGCCAGCAGAATCACCAACTGTTTAAGTGTTTTCAATTCATCGCACTCGACATTGCATCTCGCCGAGACTTCCTCAAATCAAGAAAGCTCTGTTTCAATTGCCTCAGCCCGGCTCATATGGTGGGCAACTGTACATCGAGACATACTTGTCGGATCTGCCGCCGCAAGCATCATACTTTGGTTCATGGCTCGTCGCAGCCAattcaaaatggcaacaacattgACACAGCAAGTGTTGACAGCCGCGATCGACCAGCAGTCTCACATGCGGGATCTACAATTGGCCACAATCAACCGCTAGCTCGAGAAGGTCATCGCTTGGGAAGCGAGACTCCCGCGGAAAACAACTTTAGGCATCATACTCTGGAGAATATTCCGGCGGCTGGTTCTCAGACTTTGTTGCCAACCATCCTTGCTGACGTCATCGACGCCTGGGGAAACACTACAACCTGCAGGCTGCTTCTGGACACTGGATCTACAATAACCTTGGCATCGGAATCATTTGTTCAGCGAATAGGCGTGCGTCGAACGCACGCACGGATTTCTATTCTCGGTCTCGCCGCCAACAGCGCGGGCGTTACCCGAGGACGCGCACATATCAAGCTGCGCTCTCGTCATTCGGGCCAAACTGTCGAATTGGTCTCGTTCATTCTCAACTCGCTGACGTCATCACTTCCTGCCCAAGTTATTGACACCTCATCCTCTACGTGGAGGCAAATCTGCGAGCTTCCTTTGGCAGACCCAACGTTCTGCACACCTGGAGCAATCGATGTCATTGTTGGATCGGATCAACTTTGGTCTCTATACACAGGAGATCGGAAACACTTTGGTAACGACTTTCCTATCGCTCTCAATACTGTATTTGGTTGGATTCTTGCAGGCTCTTACTCTGCATTCGATGGTCACCCTAATTCTGCGATTACTCATCACGCGGACCTAGACACGATGGTTCGTTCATTCATGGAGATGGACAGTATTCAGCCTAACCAGGCTCTCCTGGACGCCAGCGATCCCACAGAGCGTCATTTTGCTGCCACACACAAGCGCTCGACGGACGGGGTGTACGTCGTCGAGTATCCCTTCAAGGAGAAGGCACCGCCTATTGATTCGACCTTGCCACAGGCCATCAATCGCTTCTTCTCGCGGGAACGAAAATTTCGTCGGTATCCAGAATTGAAGCAGCAGTACGAAGCTTTCCTGGACGACTACCTGCAACGTGGACATATGGAACAACTGACCTCAGCTCAGGTTGAGGAGTCCCCAGACACCTGCTTCTATTTGCCGCACCACGCTGTCATCAAATTGGACAGTCTGACTACCAAATGTCGTGTAGTTTTTGATGGATCAGGAAAGGACAGCTCTGGAGTATCGCTCAATGACAGACTACATATTGGTCCACCGATTCAACGCGATCTTCTTGGCGTTTGTCTACGCTTCCGGCAGCACCaatatgttttatgcgcaGATATCGAAAAGATGTTTCGAGGCATTAAAGTCTTTAAGCCACACACCAATTTTCAGCGCATTGTTTGGCGCAAGACTGAGAATGAACCTCTGCTTCATTTTCGCCTGCTGACGGTTACCTACGGATTGGCACCGTCACCATTTCTGGCTGTTCGAGTTCCAAAGCAACTTGCCGACGATCATGGCCATGAATACCCTGCAACAGCTCACGCTCTTCTGCACGATGCCTATGTGGACGATATCCCTACAGGCGCCAACACATTCGAGGAGCTTATGATTCTCAAGGACGAGCTTATAGCCCTCTTGGATAAGGGAAAATTCAAGCTACGCAAATGGAGTTCTAATAGTTGGCGTCTTCTGAAATCATTACCAGAGGAAGATACATAGATGTTTTGAACCTATCCAGCTCCTCAACAAATTAGCTGCGGATTCACCTGTCAAAGTTCTTGGCATCCAATGGAACCCTGGGAAGGACGTTTTGTATCTCAACCTAAAGGGATGCGATGCGACCATTTCTCCGACGAAAAGAGAACTCTTGTCTCAGCTATCACTCTTGTCTCAGCGTACGCGCTGGAGAGCCTTAGTAGAGGATTTGCCAGCACTTACGCAATGCCAAGTACCACGGTATATTGCGTCACCATTTTGAGATGTTCAACTACACGGATTCGCCGACGCATCCTCGCACGCCTACGGTGCGGTAGTTTacgctcgagttgcagttggatgcAGCTTTCAAGTAACTCTGGTTGCCGCCAAAACACGGGTGGCCCCGATCAAGCCCGTATCAATTCCACGTTTGGAGCTCAACGCTGCGTTACTTCTATCTCGATTGCTTTCTATTGTCAAAACATCACTAACAATTCCTCTTTTCAGCACaagctgctggacagattcagAAATTGTGCTACACTGGCTTTCAGCTCCCCCTCGACGGTGGAACACCTACGTCTGCAACCGAACTTCTGAGATATTGAGCGACTTTCCCCGTAGCTGCTGGAACCATGTTCGCACGGAAGACAATCATGCTGATTGTGCTTCCCGAGGACTTCATCCGTCAAAGCTTCTGGAGCATCGACTGTGGTGGAAAGGTCCGTCCTGGCTGGCCACACCCACCTCTGAGTGGCCACCTTCTACAAGCAAGTTCAGCGTATCTTCAAGTTTCGATGTCAACACCGAAGAACGAGCCATAAAGCCCACGACTCTGCATAACTTTCCTGATGAAAGTATACACGAGTTACTCATCCACAAATTCTCAACCTGGACGCGTCTTATAAGGGTATCTAGCTACTGTCATCGCTTTATTCACACTCTTCGATCTCATCATAGGAATTCGGCAACATTCCTTACGTCTGAAGAGTTGCTGGACGCACAGCGCCGACTTATTCGACATGTGCAACAAAAATCCTTTGCCAGAGAATATGCGCAGCTAGAGAATCGACGCCAGCTTAACGCTAAATCGCATCTTATCCGGTTTTCTCCGTTTCTGGATGATTATGGAGTAATGCGAGTCGGTGGGAGAATCGAGCAATCTACACTAAACTACAACGCCAAGCACCCGATTCTGATACCTAAAGATACACCACTAGCTGGACTGCTGGTTCGACATTTTCATGTCTCCTATCTGCACACTGGAGTTGATGCAACGTTCACCAATCTTCGTCAGCAGTACTGGATTCTGGGAGCCCGCAATCTCGTCAGAAAGGCAGTCTTCCAATGCAAATCCTGTTTTCTTCAACGAAAGGGCACAAGCAACCAGTTCATGGGAGAGCTACCAATTCCTCGAGTTCCAGCTAGCCGCTGCTTTCAACACACAGGGATGGACTACGCTGGACCGATCGCATTCAAGGAATCAAATGGAAGAACTCCACGCATCGGAAAGGcatggttttctattttcgtgtGCCTCACTACAAAGGCACTTCACATCGAGGTTGTTAGTGAGCTAACTACACAGGCTTTCATCGCAGCCTTTCAATGATTCATTGCCCGCCGAGCGAAGCCTACTGACCTGTATTCGGACAACGGAACTAAATTTCATGGAGGCAAGCAAACTTTGGATGACATGAGACGTCTGGCCATTCAACAAGCCAAAGATGAGGAACTAGCAGGATTCTTTGCCAATGAAGGGATTTCTTGGCACTTTATACCCCCGTCTGCTCCCCATTTTGGAGGGATGTGAGAAGCTGGAGTTCGCTCAATTAAACTCCATATGAAACGGATACTTGGATCAAAGGCTTTAACGTTTGAGGAGCTCTCTACTGTCCTGACCCAAATTGAAGCTATCCTGAATTCACGCCCGCTGTGCCCAACTGGGGATAATTCTTTGGATCCACTGACGCCTGCTCATTTTTTGACTGGATCTCCGTATACTGCATTGCCTGAACCCTGTCGTTTGGATATGCAAGTCAATCGATAGGAGAGGTGGAATCAGCTGCAAGCCATGGTTCAAGGCTTTTGGAAAAGGTGGCATATGGAATACCTGACATCTCTTCATGAGCGGACAAAGTGGCATCTGGAAACCGAGAATCTGAAGATCGACACACTGGTAGTACTCAAGGAGCCCAATCTACCGCCCTCTAAATGGATTCTTGGCCGCATCACCGCAGTGCACGCAGGAATCGACGACAAGGTCCGAGTCGTTACAGTGAAGACTGCTCACGGATTATACAAACGCCCAATTGCCAAATTCGCTGTACTGCCTCTCTGCTGAACAACCGTTCAGGGGAGCCGGTAtgtttgggaacgagacaccctgtatgcgcgaacaagtcaccctttatctttgtttacattatcatttgtctgcagcttcagcggagcttatcagctgaatcaatgtaagcatcgcaccgctgtaattgtccgcgagcttgcccagtactttttcaaacttctaactcccttctaactgtaacttgtttacgtcttatgctagtttaatcgtatggcgtgagtacagccaaagcttaagttagtcacatttttgatctgcaagaaaacgtacgcatcggtgtcgaactaattaatataaagtgtctgaaattaaccaataaatcaaactaaacagtaacactggcgggtttatttatgaacagtATTTATGGTCCGCAAAAATTTAGTTCTTGTAGATATCTTGTAGTTCAAGCGAAACAACATTCTATTCCACAGATAAGTAAACTGACACACGATTTAAATGGATATAacagaaacattttttgtCAAGAGCGATT is a window encoding:
- the LOC122622155 gene encoding uncharacterized protein LOC122622155, with amino-acid sequence MSLPSAIKSNIGTVRKIADGADEVIRGLRALNCEERDPWLIFILLSKLDSDTRQAWAQCAESEEKGVTINRFLKFLTSRCDTLEAFNLNRSTQARRAATTHHADTHPRREGPKCTSCQQNHQLFKCFQFIALDIASRRDFLKSRKLCFNCLSPAHMVGNCTSRHTCRICRRKHHTLVHGSSQPIQNGNNIDTASVDSRDRPAVSHAGSTIGHNQPLAREGHRLGSETPAENNFRHHTLENIPAAGSQTLLPTILADVIDAWGNTTTCRLLLDTGSTITLASESFVQRIGVRRTHARISILGLAANSAGVTRGRAHIKLRSRHSGQTVELVSFILNSLTSSLPAQVIDTSSSTWRQICELPLADPTFCTPGAIDVIVGSDQLWSLYTGDRKHFGNDFPIALNTVFGWILAGSYSAFDGHPNSAITHHADLDTMVRSFMEMDSIQPNQALLDASDPTERHFAATHKRSTDGVYVVEYPFKEKAPPIDSTLPQAINRFFSRERKFRRYPELKQQYEAFLDDYLQRGHMEQLTSAQVEESPDTCFYLPHHAVIKLDSLTTKCRVVFDGSGKDSSGVSLNDRLHIGPPIQRDLLGVCLRFRQHQYVLCADIEKMFRGIKVFKPHTNFQRIVWRKTENEPLLHFRLLTVTYGLAPSPFLAVRVPKQLADDHGHEYPATAHALLHDAYVDDIPTGANTFEELMILKDELIALLDKGKFKLRKWSSNSWRLLKSLPEEDT